GACTGTTTTCGCTTTCAGCCTGAGTATCGGCCAGGCCTTCGCCAAGGATGTCATCAAAATCGGCCTCACAATCTCCACTACCGGAAAGTACACCTTTGCTTCTTCTCAGGGTTTCAAAGGGATCAGCATCTGGGCGGATCTGATAAACGAGCAAGGCGGACTGATGCTCAACGGCAAGAAAGTCCCCGTGAAGCTCATCTACTACGATGACCGGAGCGATAAGGAAACGGTCGCCAAGCTTTATGAAAAACTCATCAACCAGGACAAGGTGGATGTCTGCTTTGCACCCTTCGGCTCCACTCTGACGGGTGCGGCTGCAGCCATCACCGAGAAGTACGGAAAGATGCTCGTTATCTGGTCGGCGGCATCGGACGCTATCTATGCGCAGGGGTATAAAAACATCGTCTCCGCCACGGAGACCCCAGTGTCCCTGATGCCCAAGCCGGAAATCGACCACATGGCATCTCTGGGTATCAAAAAAATGGCCATTGTTTACGTGGACGAACCCTTCCCGGCCGGTCTTGCCAAGTACGCCAAGAGCCTGGCAGAAGCTAAGGGTATCAAGGTCACCATGAGCGAGAAGTTCTCACCTGGCACCAAGGACTTCAGCATTCTGCTCCAGAAGGTCCGCATGACCAAGCCAGACGCCTTCTATGCCTCAGCCTATATGGATGATCAGAAGATCATGATCCGCCAAATGAAAGAGGCTAATCTCATGTTTCCTT
The DNA window shown above is from Deltaproteobacteria bacterium and carries:
- a CDS encoding amino acid ABC transporter substrate-binding protein, whose amino-acid sequence is MKSKSFVFFVVLTVFAFSLSIGQAFAKDVIKIGLTISTTGKYTFASSQGFKGISIWADLINEQGGLMLNGKKVPVKLIYYDDRSDKETVAKLYEKLINQDKVDVCFAPFGSTLTGAAAAITEKYGKMLVIWSAASDAIYAQGYKNIVSATETPVSLMPKPEIDHMASLGIKKMAIVYVDEPFPAGLAKYAKSLAEAKGIKVTMSEKFSPGTKDFSILLQKVRMTKPDAFYASAYMDDQKIMIRQMKEANLMFPYVYMVYSGMPQWADLKEDGLYIFGHTLYHKTLNWKVNAGLSREDFEKVFNKKFPKAENPPDFQTSLSYGAGVLLGKFIEKANSLSGPALKKAALELSKKVTVMTGPYEIDESGKQLQMPFIVTQIQKENGKQKMVLVYPEAVATAKPIYPIPGWNDR